The Danio rerio strain Tuebingen ecotype United States chromosome 1, GRCz12tu, whole genome shotgun sequence genome includes a region encoding these proteins:
- the efnb2b gene encoding ephrin-B2b precursor, protein MDATVWSYIFGLFVFACRVKLTRSTVLESIYWNTSNTKFVPGRGVVLYPQIGDKMDIVCPRIKPGSTEQTNIEYFRVYLVPKEQLETCHVTKSDMLLLNCDKPDQDVKFTFKFQEFSPNLWGLEFLRGKDYHIISTSNSTFEGLDNHHGGVCRSKSMKLVLRVGQSPTDSFSAKNHPTRNPPKYPENKDQNTFSKENDVSQIDSMQNGESGGKSGESVGSAGSDVALFAGVASGAVIFILIIIALVALLHRRHQKHSAQCSGQLPLNTLPKRGSGASGGSNNNGSEPSDIIFPIRTSGSMYCPHYEKVSGDYGHPVYIVQEMPPQNPANIYYKV, encoded by the exons ATGGATGCGACTGTCTGGAGTTATATATTTGGTCTCTTCGTGTTCGCTTGTCGGGTAAAACTGACTCGATCAACAGTTTTAGAATCAATATATTGGAATACTTCCAACACCAA GTTTGTCCCAGGAAGAGGTGTAGTATTATACCCTCAGATCGGAGACAAAATGGACATTGTGTGTCCAAGAATCAAGCCAGGCTCCACTGAGCAGACGAACATTGAATACTTCCGGGTCTATCTTGTTCCCAAAGAACAACTCGAGACCTGCCATGTTACTAAAAGCGACATGTTACTGCTCAACTGTGACAAGCCGGACCAGGACGTCAAATTCACCTTCAAGTTTCAAGAGTTCAGCCCCAACCTGTGGGGCCTGGAGTTCTTAAGAGGGAAGGACTATCACATCATCT CCACCTCTAACAGCACTTTTGAAGGACTGGACAACCACCATGGTGGCGTTTGCAGGAGCAAATCCATGAAGCTGGTTTTGCGGGTTGGCCAGA gtCCTACAGATTCATTCTCAGCGAAAAACCATCCCACAAGAAATCCTCCAAAATACCCTGAAAATAAGGACCAAAATACCTTCAGCAAAGAAAATGATGTCAGTCAGATTG ACTCCATGCAGAACGGAGAATCCGGAGGGAAGAGTGGCGAGTCTGTGGGATCTGCTGGGTCTGATGTGGCCCTGTTTGCAGGCGTCGCATCCGGGGCTGTGatcttcatcctcatcatcatcgcACTTGTAGCACTTCTGCATCGGCGTCATCAGAAGCACTCGGCGCAGTGCTCCGGACAGCTGCCCTTAAACACGCTGCCCAAACGTGGCAGTGGCGCCAGCGGCGGCAGCAACAACAACGGCTCCGAGCCCAGCGACATCATCTTTCCTATCCGGACCTCAGGAAGCATGTACTGCCCGCATTACGAGAAGGTTAGCGGAGACTACGGACACCCCGTGTACATCGTCCAAGAAATGCCACCGCAGAATCCGGCAAATATTTACTACAAGGTTTGA